From Coriobacteriia bacterium, one genomic window encodes:
- a CDS encoding LysR family transcriptional regulator, whose protein sequence is MLNVNRLRMLREVASRGTIAAAAEALFMTPSAVSQQMAVLEREAGTPLLERRGRGVRLTDAGLLLVQNTERILAELERAE, encoded by the coding sequence ATGTTGAACGTCAACCGACTCCGCATGCTGCGTGAGGTCGCGTCGCGCGGAACCATCGCCGCGGCGGCCGAAGCGCTGTTCATGACGCCGTCCGCCGTCTCTCAACAGATGGCTGTGCTCGAGCGGGAGGCTGGCACTCCGCTCCTCGAGCGGCGCGGGCGTGGCGTTCGCCTCACCGATGCGGGCCTGCTGCTCGTCCAAAACACCGAGCGCATCCTCGCCGAGCTCGAACGCGCCGAGG